One genomic segment of Arachis duranensis cultivar V14167 chromosome 4, aradu.V14167.gnm2.J7QH, whole genome shotgun sequence includes these proteins:
- the LOC107485910 gene encoding uncharacterized protein LOC107485910, producing the protein MAKTKNQRKTALVSTSNHQRRTCMCSPTTHPGSFRCSYHKRLVEQQQQQMASFHSASSSRGNTLNLRRSAMQNLLVRIGGVEGELVKRALSTLIRPSFHNHRRREGFHSRPSCLSIMSKAED; encoded by the coding sequence ATGGCGAAAACCAAGAATCAGAGGAAAACCGCCTTGGTGTCGACGTCCAATCATCAGAGGAGGACGTGCATGTGTTCCCCTACGACGCACCCTGGCTCCTTCCGCTGCTCCTACCACAAACGCCTCGTCgaacagcagcagcagcaaatGGCGTCGTTTCATTCTGCTTCTTCTTCGAGGGGTAACACCCTAAATCTTCGAAGATCGGCGATGCAGAACTTGCTGGTGCGGATCGGAGGAGTGGAGGGCGAGCTGGTGAAGAGAGCTCTAAGTACTCTGATCAGACCCTCCTTCCACAACCATCGCCGCCGTGAAGGCTTTCATTCAAGGCCGAGCTGCCTCTCCATCATGTCCAAGGCAGAAGATTAG
- the LOC107485925 gene encoding probable glucan endo-1,3-beta-glucosidase A6: MGLLAVFLLWLLSLSRAKASNNIGVNYGQLGNNLPSPYLSIELLTKMKARHVKLYDANPDILNLLSNRKIHVSVMVPNNEISNIAVNRRAAEEWVRNNVLPYLPKTKIRYLLVGNEVLSSYSEQGRKMWRDLVPAMQMIKRSLKALNISSIKVGTPLAMDVLESTFPPSRGMFRYEIRDNVIIPMLNFLNRTKSFFFIDVYPYFPWSQNPYNISLDFALFRGGLSTRDPGSALVYTNLLDQMLDSVIFAMSKLGFSNIPLAISETGWPNAGDIDEPGANIFNAATYNRNLIQRMTTNPPLGTPARPGVPIPTYIFSLFNENQKPGPGTERHWGLLHPDGTPVYQIDLTGKSAAADFGPLPAPKNNVPYKGRVWCVAVKGANAMELEAALTYTCNQSNVNCDGLAPGRECYEPVSIAAHASYVFSSYWSKFRSQGATCYFNGLAQQTTSNPSRGPCKFPSVTL, translated from the exons ATGGGTCTTTTGGCTGTATTTCTCCTATGGTTACTTTCATTATCAA GAGCAAAAGCCTCAAACAACATTGGTGTAAACTATGGCCAACTTGGAAACAATCTACCTTCTCCATACCTCTCCATAGAGCTACTAACAAAAATGAAAGCTAGACATGTGAAGCTCTATGATGCCAACCCTGACATTCTAAACCTTCTATCAAATAGAAAGATTCACGTCTCAGTTATGGTCCCAAACAATGAAATCTCAAACATTGCCGTGAACCGAAGAGCAGCGGAAGAATGGGTGAGGAACAATGTCCTACCTTACCTTCCCAAAACCAAGATTCGCTACCTCCTCGTCGGCAACGAGGTGCTAAGCTCCTACTCGGAACAAGGCCGGAAAATGTGGCGCGATCTTGTGCCAGCAATGCAAATGATCAAGAGATCCCTCAAGGCTCTAAACATCTCATCCATCAAAGTTGGCACCCCGTTGGCAATGGATGTGTTGGAATCAACCTTCCCACCATCAAGAGGGATGTTCCGATATGAGATAAGAGACAATGTGATCATACCAATGCTTAACTTCTTAAACAGAACCAAGTCATTTTTCTTCATTGATGTGTATCCATATTTTCCATGGTCACAAAACCCTTATAACATTAGCCTTGACTTTGCTCTATTCAGAGGAGGCTTAAGCACAAGAGATCCTGGCAGTGCCTTAGTCTACACCAATTTgttagaccaaatgctagattCTGTCATATTTGCTATGTCCAAACTCGGCTTCTCCAATATCCCACTCGCCATATCCGAAACAGGATGGCCTAATGCCGGTGACATCGATGAGCCTGGGGCAAACATATTCAATGCAGCCACATATAACCGCAATTTGATCCAAAGAATGACAACAAATCCACCTCTTGGCACCCCAGCTAGGCCTGGAGTTCCAATCCCAACTTACATCTTTTCATTGTTCAACGAAAATCAAAAGCCTGGTCCAGGGACAGAGCGACACTGGGGCTTGTTACACCCGGATGGCACGCCAGTCTATCAAATAGACCTGACAGGAAAGTCGGCTGCGGCCGACTTTGGGCCATTGCCAGCTCCAAAGAACAATGTGCCTTACAAAGGGAGGGTGTGGTGTGTGGCAGTGAAAGGAGCAAATGCAATGGAATTGGAAGCTGCATTGACATATACTTGCAACCAAAGTAATGTGAATTGTGATGGTCTTGCACCAGGAAGAGAGTGCTATGAGCCTGTTTCCATTGCTGCTCATGCCAGCTATGTATTTAGCTCTTACTGGTCCAAGTTTAGAAGTCAAGGAGCCACTTGCTATTTCAATGGACTTGCTCAACAAACAACTTCCAATCCTA GTCGAGGTCCAtgcaagttcccaagtgtgacTCTTTGA
- the LOC107485950 gene encoding uncharacterized protein LOC107485950: MSEGQPADVASNPPMEMLDSHMLSFDIEHPLSPMLQQQPPHETLPTIRSFLTQMFSMVRQANENTRGFLLLGINGVVFHQLTSVTSYVFDEKRKLLNFGEAFNMSLPPMVHISMIVWSFALNYLLLFRLNPGIQCILLLVTILMQWYYFAELARRAAGIAVDLGSYKMPLLWFSFFGGIGMALFCGSTVLLIVFLSWLFARRRGLQFQGIRVNGDSIIGAMNA; the protein is encoded by the exons ATGTCGGAAGGGCAGCCAGCTGACGTG GCATCTAATCCACCCATGGAGATGCTAGACTCACATATGCTTTCCTTTGACATAGAACACCCACTCTCACCTATGCTA CAGCAGCAGCCGCCTCATGAAACCCTTCCTACCATCAGGTCATTTCTCACCCAGATGTTTTCGATGGTGCGGCAAGCCAATGAGAACACTCGTGGGTTTCTGCTTCTAGGCATTAATGGCGTTGTATTTCATCAATTGACATCGGTGACCTCTTATGTTTTTGATGAGAAGAGGAAGTTACTCAACTTTGGGGAAGCTTTTAATATGTCCCTTCCACCGATGGTCCATATCAGCATGATTGTTTGGAGTTTCGCGCTGAATTATCTCCTCCTATTCCGACTTAACCCTGGAATACAATGTATTCTTCTACTCGTGACCATATTAATGCAGTGGTATTATTTTGCTGAACTAGCTCGTAGAGCCGCTGGTATTGCTGTTGACTTAGGTTCGTACAAGATGCCCCTCCTATGGTTTTCTTTTTTCGGGGGCATCGGCATGGCGCTGTTTTGTGGTTCAACGGTACTGCTGATAGTCTTTTTATCATGGCTATTTGCAAGAAGAAGAGGACTGCAATTCCAAGGAATAAGGGTGAATGGGGATTCCATAATAGGGGCTATGAATGCGTGA
- the LOC107485953 gene encoding uncharacterized protein LOC107485953 isoform X3, whose product MVQNHTQGHDFNQTNSSDAPMASSNNKQQEHGLKVAAEVGLFVALASMVLVHIFIYFNLFNLCFSDTKTVIEKETSLGNYMLALMNLLCPFLKLIIQRVSMSNVIPLIQLFSFLVIIWAVAVLLLLGPKFSRIHSVMFFIWSILLMLQGSGTLTVGIYLIILGLLFIWPSRKNAKTKSDGKAAA is encoded by the exons ATGGTTCAGAACCATACACAAGGCCATGATTTCAACCAGACAAACTCCTCGGATGCACCCATGGCTTCCTCCAATAATAAG CAGCAAGAACATGGGCTTAAGGTAGCTGCAGAAGTTGGGTTATTTGTGGCACTTGCCAGTATGGTACTGGTTCATATTTTCATCTATTTCAATCTATTCAACTTGTGTTTTTCTGACACCAAAACGGTCATCGAAAAAGAAACAAGTTTGGGGAACTATATGTTGGCACTTATGAACCTGCTATGCCCTTTCCTGAAGCTGATCATTCAACGTGTAAGCATGTCCAACGTGATTCCCTTGATTCAATTGTTCAGTTTCCTTGTGATTATATGGGCTGTTGCTGTACTACTTCTTCTGGGTCCAAAATTCTCTCGCATTCATTCTGTCATGTTCTTTATCTGGTCCATTCTCCTCATGCTCCAAGGATCAGGTACTTTAACCGTTGGAATCTACCTTATAATACTTGGATTGTTATTCATATGGCCGTCCCGGAAAAATGCAAAAACCAAATCCGACGGAAAAGCTGCAGCCTAA
- the LOC107485949 gene encoding uncharacterized protein LOC107485949 isoform X2 produces MSSEGHPLDGASDPPSEEVPRLDMLSFENEQERSPEPQLPEWLRLLELLREQEQEQEQERERLMQLLQRYFQALGTAVPYIGLLLFPLCCSSFMLFLLETWSMVTAVNEITRGFLFLGTNGVVIHQLASVNSFTFEKRNLLSFGEAFSMSLPPMVHISMILLSLALNFVLLFRVYPGIQCVLLLLCILMPLYYFAELAHKAAGIAVNLGRSYKMPLIWFSTLGGLGIFLIGGSMVLLIVFLSWLYARRRGLEFQGIRVNGDAIIGAMNA; encoded by the exons ATGTCATCGGAAGGGCATCCACTTGACGGT GCCTCCGATCCACCGTCGGAGGAGGTGCCACGCTTAGATATGCTTTCCTTTGAAAATGAACAAGAACGCTCACCTGAACCA CAGCTTCCGGAGTGGCTGCGGCTGCTGGAGCTGCTGCGGGAGCAGGAGCAGGAGCAGGAGCAGGAGCGGGAGCGGCTGATGCAGTTGCTGCAGCGATATTTTCAAGCCTTGGGAACTGCAGTACCATACAttggtcttcttctttttcctctttgctgttcttccttcatgTTATTTCTGTTGGAGACATGGTCAATGGTGACGGCAGTCAATGAGATAACTCGCGGGTTTCTGTTTCTAGGCACTAATGGTGTCGTAATTCATCAGTTGGCATCGGTGAACTCTTTTACATTTGAGAAGAGGAACTTACTGAGCTTTGGGGAAGCTTTTAGTATGTCCCTTCCACCGATGGTACATATCAGCATGATTCTTTTGAGTTTAGCTCTGAATTTTGTGCTCCTATTCCGAGTTTACCCTGGAATACAATGTGTTCTTCTACTCCTCTGCATATTAATGCCATTGTATTATTTTGCTGAACTAGCACATAAAGCAGCTGGCATTGCTGTAAACTTAGGAAGGTCGTACAAGATGCCCCTCATATGGTTTTCTACCTTAGGGGGCCTTGGCATCTTCctaattggtggttcaatggtACTGCTGATAGTTTTTCTATCTTGGCTATATGCAAGAAGAAGAGGACTGGAATTCCAAGGAATAAGGGTCAATGGGGATGCCATAATAGGGgcaatgaatgcctga
- the LOC107485949 gene encoding uncharacterized protein LOC107485949 isoform X1, translating into MSSEGHPLDGASDPPSEEVPRLDMLSFENEQERSPEPQQLPEWLRLLELLREQEQEQEQERERLMQLLQRYFQALGTAVPYIGLLLFPLCCSSFMLFLLETWSMVTAVNEITRGFLFLGTNGVVIHQLASVNSFTFEKRNLLSFGEAFSMSLPPMVHISMILLSLALNFVLLFRVYPGIQCVLLLLCILMPLYYFAELAHKAAGIAVNLGRSYKMPLIWFSTLGGLGIFLIGGSMVLLIVFLSWLYARRRGLEFQGIRVNGDAIIGAMNA; encoded by the exons ATGTCATCGGAAGGGCATCCACTTGACGGT GCCTCCGATCCACCGTCGGAGGAGGTGCCACGCTTAGATATGCTTTCCTTTGAAAATGAACAAGAACGCTCACCTGAACCA CAGCAGCTTCCGGAGTGGCTGCGGCTGCTGGAGCTGCTGCGGGAGCAGGAGCAGGAGCAGGAGCAGGAGCGGGAGCGGCTGATGCAGTTGCTGCAGCGATATTTTCAAGCCTTGGGAACTGCAGTACCATACAttggtcttcttctttttcctctttgctgttcttccttcatgTTATTTCTGTTGGAGACATGGTCAATGGTGACGGCAGTCAATGAGATAACTCGCGGGTTTCTGTTTCTAGGCACTAATGGTGTCGTAATTCATCAGTTGGCATCGGTGAACTCTTTTACATTTGAGAAGAGGAACTTACTGAGCTTTGGGGAAGCTTTTAGTATGTCCCTTCCACCGATGGTACATATCAGCATGATTCTTTTGAGTTTAGCTCTGAATTTTGTGCTCCTATTCCGAGTTTACCCTGGAATACAATGTGTTCTTCTACTCCTCTGCATATTAATGCCATTGTATTATTTTGCTGAACTAGCACATAAAGCAGCTGGCATTGCTGTAAACTTAGGAAGGTCGTACAAGATGCCCCTCATATGGTTTTCTACCTTAGGGGGCCTTGGCATCTTCctaattggtggttcaatggtACTGCTGATAGTTTTTCTATCTTGGCTATATGCAAGAAGAAGAGGACTGGAATTCCAAGGAATAAGGGTCAATGGGGATGCCATAATAGGGgcaatgaatgcctga
- the LOC107485949 gene encoding uncharacterized protein LOC107485949 isoform X3, which produces MSSEGHPLDGASDPPSEEVPRLDMLSFENEQERSPEPLPEWLRLLELLREQEQEQEQERERLMQLLQRYFQALGTAVPYIGLLLFPLCCSSFMLFLLETWSMVTAVNEITRGFLFLGTNGVVIHQLASVNSFTFEKRNLLSFGEAFSMSLPPMVHISMILLSLALNFVLLFRVYPGIQCVLLLLCILMPLYYFAELAHKAAGIAVNLGRSYKMPLIWFSTLGGLGIFLIGGSMVLLIVFLSWLYARRRGLEFQGIRVNGDAIIGAMNA; this is translated from the exons ATGTCATCGGAAGGGCATCCACTTGACGGT GCCTCCGATCCACCGTCGGAGGAGGTGCCACGCTTAGATATGCTTTCCTTTGAAAATGAACAAGAACGCTCACCTGAACCA CTTCCGGAGTGGCTGCGGCTGCTGGAGCTGCTGCGGGAGCAGGAGCAGGAGCAGGAGCAGGAGCGGGAGCGGCTGATGCAGTTGCTGCAGCGATATTTTCAAGCCTTGGGAACTGCAGTACCATACAttggtcttcttctttttcctctttgctgttcttccttcatgTTATTTCTGTTGGAGACATGGTCAATGGTGACGGCAGTCAATGAGATAACTCGCGGGTTTCTGTTTCTAGGCACTAATGGTGTCGTAATTCATCAGTTGGCATCGGTGAACTCTTTTACATTTGAGAAGAGGAACTTACTGAGCTTTGGGGAAGCTTTTAGTATGTCCCTTCCACCGATGGTACATATCAGCATGATTCTTTTGAGTTTAGCTCTGAATTTTGTGCTCCTATTCCGAGTTTACCCTGGAATACAATGTGTTCTTCTACTCCTCTGCATATTAATGCCATTGTATTATTTTGCTGAACTAGCACATAAAGCAGCTGGCATTGCTGTAAACTTAGGAAGGTCGTACAAGATGCCCCTCATATGGTTTTCTACCTTAGGGGGCCTTGGCATCTTCctaattggtggttcaatggtACTGCTGATAGTTTTTCTATCTTGGCTATATGCAAGAAGAAGAGGACTGGAATTCCAAGGAATAAGGGTCAATGGGGATGCCATAATAGGGgcaatgaatgcctga
- the LOC107485951 gene encoding uncharacterized protein LOC107485951, with amino-acid sequence MVQNHKQDHDFNQTHSSGAPMASGNNKAQQHDDTETMPEYRLKVAAQLGLCMALAVMVLIYISSCFNLFAMCTAKVNEEISLRKYTEALRNLLCPVLKLINQHVSMSKLVPLIELFSFLVIICAVTVLLLLGAKFTRIHVAMFCIWSILMLQGSDTLTIGIYLIILGLYCICWSRKKEPPNGNEKLQPKRESKSYFEMNP; translated from the exons ATGGTTCAGAACCACAAACAAGACCATGATTTCAACCAAACTCACTCCTCTGGTGCACCCATGGCTTCGGGGAATAATAAG GCCCAGCAGCACGACGACACGGAAACCATGCCAGAGTACCGGCTCAAGGTAGCTGCACAGCTTGGGTTATGTATGGCGCTTGCCGTTATGgtactgatttatatttcaagttgTTTCAATCTATTCGCCATGTGTACCGCAAAGGTCAATGAAGAAATTAGTTTGAGGAAATATACGGAGGCACTTAGGAATCTGCTATGCCCTGTCCTGAAGCTGATAAATCAACATGTAAGCATGTCCAAGTTGGTTCCCTTGATTGAATTGTTCAGTTTCCTTGTGATTATATGTGCTGTTACTGTATTGCTTCTTCTGGGTGCAAAATTCACTCGCATTCATGTTGCTATGTTCTGTATTTGGTCCATTCTCATGCTCCAAGGATCAGATACTTTAACCATTGGGATCTACCTTATAATACTTGGATTATACTGCATATGTTGGTCCCGAAAAAAGGAACCACCAAATGGGAATGAAAAGCTGCAGCCAAAGAGAGAATCCAAGAGTTATTTTGAGATGAATCCGTGA
- the LOC107485909 gene encoding probable glucan endo-1,3-beta-glucosidase A6 yields the protein MPTLTFSNISVNRRAAEEWVRNNVLPYLPKTKIRYLLVDNEVLRSYSEQGRQMWRDLVPAMQMIKRSLKALNISTFPPSRGMFRYEIRDNVIIPMLNFLNRTKSFLFIDVYPYFPWSQNPYNISLDFALFRGGLSIRDPGSALVYTNLLDPMLDSLVFAKSKLGFSNILLAISETGLTL from the coding sequence ATGCCAACCTTGACATTCTCAAACATTTCCGTGAACCGAAGAGCAGCGGAAGAATGGGTGAGGAACAATGTCCTACCTTACCTTCCCAAAACCAAGATTCGCTACCTCCTCGTCGACAATGAGGTGCtaagatcctactcggaacaagGCCGGCAAATGTGGCGCGATCTTGTGCCAGCAATGCAAATGATCAAGAGATCCCTCAAGGCTCTAAACATCTCAACCTTCCCACCATCAAGAGGGATGTTCCGATATGAGATAAGAGACAATGTGATCATACCAATGCTTAACTTCTTAAACAGAACCAAGTCATTTTTATTCATCGATGTGTATCCATATTTTCCATGGTCACAAAACCCTTATAACATTAGCCTTGATTTTGCTCTATTCAGAGGAGGCTTAAGCATAAGAGATCCTGGCAGTGCCTTAGTCTACACCAATTTGTTAGACCCAATGCTAGATTCTCTCGTATTTGCTAAGTCCAAACTCGGCTTCTCCAATATTCTGCTCGCCATATCCGAAACAGGATTGACATTATAA